A section of the Papio anubis isolate 15944 chromosome 2, Panubis1.0, whole genome shotgun sequence genome encodes:
- the LOC101023453 gene encoding IQ domain-containing protein F5-like, protein MGIQFCKDGRVHQTITEDDDETTLSKQMEREKMPPSRKPKKPGQFKNNAMNDDEKNILMKQKLKEERSKIREPLLPRQTKKPPGDIELASTKIQAWWRGTLVRRTLLHAALRALIIQCWWRQVLARLQAKRRRAALELCTRQLWAAVRLQSWVRMWRVRRRYCRLLNAVRIIQVYWRWRSCHTHGFFHGSYELTTSQLSLELDIFLGSQICRITDCIPFPIKN, encoded by the exons ATGGGCATTCAATTTTGT AAGGATGGCCGTGTTCACCAAACCATAACGGAAGATGATGATGAAACCACACTGTCGAAACAAATGGAGCGGGAGAAAATGCCTCCTTCCCGCAAACCAAAG AAGCCTggacaatttaaaaacaatgcaaTGAATGATGATGAAAAAAACATATTGATGAAACAGAAACTGAAGGAGGAAAGGAGTAAGATACGAGAACCTCTTCTTCCACGCCAAACAAAG AAGCCACCTGGTGACATTGAACTGGCCTCCACGAAaatccaggcctggtggcggggcACGCTGGTGCGACGCACACTACTGCACGCGGCCCTCAGAGCCCTGATCATTCAGTGCTGGTGGAGGCaggtgctggcaaggctgcaggcGAAGAGGCGGCGGGCGGCACTGGAGCTCTGCACACGGCAGCTATGGGCAGCAGTCAGGCTGCAGTCCTGGGTCCGCATGTGGCGTGTCCGCCGTCGTTACTGTCGTTTGCTCAATGCTGTCCGCATCATCCAGGTCTACTGGCGCTGGAGAAGTTGCCATACCCATGGCTTTTTCCATGGCAGCTATGAGCTCACAACAAGCCAGCTGAGTCTTGAGCTTGACATCTTCCTGGGATCACAGATTTGCCGAATTACAGACTGCATCCCCTTCCCAATAAAGAACTGA